One window of the Streptomyces asoensis genome contains the following:
- a CDS encoding Nif3-like dinuclear metal center hexameric protein gives MPRLSEVIAALENLWPAERAESWDAVGTVVGEPEQEVSRVLFAVDPVQEIVEEAVKLGADLLVTHHPLYLRGTTTVAASTFKGRVVHTLIKNDIALHVAHTNADTADPGVSDALAGALDLRVVRPLVPDPSDPEGRRGLGRVCELDHPLTVRELAARAAERLPATAQGIRAAGDPEALVRTVAVSGGSGDSLFDHVRAAGVDAFLTADLRHHPASEFIADRAHGAHSPLALLDAAHWATEWPWCELAATQLDEISDRRGWDLRVHVSRTVTDPWTAHAASNATSSSMGAPN, from the coding sequence GTGCCCCGTCTGTCTGAAGTCATCGCCGCGCTGGAGAACCTGTGGCCCGCCGAGCGGGCCGAGTCCTGGGACGCGGTCGGCACGGTCGTGGGCGAACCCGAGCAGGAGGTCTCCCGGGTCCTGTTCGCCGTAGATCCCGTCCAGGAGATCGTCGAGGAAGCCGTGAAGCTCGGCGCCGATCTGCTCGTCACCCATCATCCGCTGTATCTGCGCGGGACGACGACCGTCGCGGCCTCCACTTTCAAGGGCCGTGTCGTGCACACCCTCATCAAGAACGACATCGCCCTGCACGTCGCGCACACCAACGCCGACACCGCCGATCCCGGCGTGAGCGACGCCCTCGCCGGTGCGCTCGACCTGCGGGTCGTACGGCCTCTCGTGCCGGATCCGAGCGACCCCGAGGGGCGGCGCGGCCTCGGGCGCGTCTGCGAGCTCGACCACCCGCTCACCGTCCGTGAGCTCGCCGCCCGCGCCGCCGAGCGGCTGCCCGCCACCGCGCAGGGCATCCGGGCGGCGGGGGACCCGGAGGCGCTGGTGCGGACCGTCGCCGTCAGCGGCGGCTCCGGCGACAGCCTGTTCGACCACGTCCGTGCGGCCGGCGTCGACGCCTTCCTCACCGCGGACCTGCGCCACCACCCGGCGTCGGAGTTCATCGCGGACCGCGCCCACGGCGCCCACTCACCTCTCGCGCTGCTCGACGCGGCGCACTGGGCCACCGAGTGGCCCTGGTGCGAGCTGGCCGCCACCCAGCTCGACGAGATCTCCGACCGGCGGGGGTGGGACCTGCGGGTCCACGTCTCCCGTACGGTCACCGACCCCTGGACGGCCCACGCGGCGTCCAACGCCACCTCTAGCTCAATGGGAGCCCCCAACTGA
- a CDS encoding zinc ribbon domain-containing protein, translating to MNAAPADQIRLLDVQALDARLQQLTHKRRSLPEHAEIESLNKDLTQLRDLLVAAQTEESDTAREQTKAEQDVDQVRQRAARDQQRLDSGAVTSSKDLENLQKEIVSLAKRQGDLEDIVLEVMERRESAQERAAELTERVGSVQGKIDDALARRDAALEAFDSEAASVSKEREVIAAAVPADLLKLYEKLREQQGGVGAAKLYQRTCQGCRQELAITELAEIRKAPSDTVVRCENCRRILVRTSESGL from the coding sequence CTGAACGCCGCGCCCGCCGACCAGATCCGACTCCTCGACGTCCAGGCCCTCGACGCCCGTCTCCAGCAGCTCACCCACAAGCGGAGGTCCCTGCCCGAGCACGCCGAGATCGAGTCGCTGAACAAGGACCTCACGCAGCTGCGCGACCTCCTTGTCGCGGCGCAGACCGAGGAGAGCGACACCGCCCGCGAGCAGACCAAGGCCGAGCAGGACGTCGACCAGGTCCGTCAGCGCGCCGCCCGCGACCAGCAGCGGCTCGACTCCGGGGCCGTCACCTCCTCCAAGGACCTGGAGAACCTCCAGAAGGAGATCGTCTCCCTCGCCAAGCGCCAGGGCGACCTCGAGGACATCGTCCTGGAGGTCATGGAGCGCCGCGAGAGCGCGCAGGAGCGCGCCGCCGAGCTGACCGAGCGGGTCGGCTCCGTCCAGGGGAAGATCGACGACGCCCTCGCGCGCCGGGACGCGGCCCTGGAGGCGTTCGACAGCGAGGCCGCCAGCGTCTCCAAGGAGCGCGAGGTCATCGCGGCCGCCGTGCCCGCCGATCTGCTCAAGCTCTACGAGAAGCTGCGCGAGCAGCAGGGTGGCGTCGGCGCGGCCAAGCTCTACCAGCGGACCTGCCAGGGCTGCCGCCAGGAGCTCGCCATCACCGAGCTGGCCGAGATCCGCAAGGCACCGTCCGACACGGTCGTACGGTGCGAGAACTGCCGTCGCATCCTCGTGCGTACGTCCGAGTCCGGCCTGTAG
- the eda gene encoding bifunctional 4-hydroxy-2-oxoglutarate aldolase/2-dehydro-3-deoxy-phosphogluconate aldolase → MTSPLPSSSAASVLDLAPVVPVVVVEDAADAVPLARALVAGGLPAIEVTLRTPAALDAIREISGSVPEAVVGAGTVITPEQVTACGEAGARFLVSPGWTDALLTAMRTSGLPFLPGVSTTSEVVALLERGVREMKFFPAQAAGGTAYLRSLAGPLPQARFCPTGGIGPDNAPEYLSLPNVGCVGGSWMIPADAVAARDWQRIEGLARTASLLRAAGGTCR, encoded by the coding sequence ATGACCTCACCCCTGCCCTCCTCTTCGGCTGCCTCGGTACTGGATCTGGCCCCGGTCGTACCCGTGGTGGTCGTCGAGGACGCCGCCGACGCCGTACCGCTGGCGCGGGCGCTGGTGGCGGGCGGGCTGCCCGCGATCGAGGTGACCCTGCGGACGCCGGCCGCGCTCGACGCGATCCGGGAGATCTCCGGGTCGGTCCCGGAGGCGGTCGTCGGGGCCGGGACCGTGATCACACCCGAGCAGGTGACGGCGTGCGGGGAGGCCGGCGCGCGGTTCCTGGTGAGCCCCGGCTGGACGGACGCCCTGCTGACGGCGATGCGGACGTCCGGGCTGCCCTTCCTGCCCGGGGTGTCGACCACATCGGAGGTCGTGGCACTGCTGGAGCGCGGAGTGCGGGAGATGAAGTTCTTCCCGGCGCAGGCCGCGGGCGGCACGGCCTACCTCAGGTCACTGGCCGGACCGCTCCCCCAGGCCCGGTTCTGCCCGACCGGCGGAATCGGCCCGGACAACGCGCCGGAGTACCTTTCCCTGCCCAACGTCGGCTGCGTGGGCGGGAGTTGGATGATCCCGGCGGACGCGGTCGCGGCGCGGGACTGGCAGCGGATCGAGGGGCTCGCGCGGACCGCCTCACTGCTCAGGGCCGCAGGTGGGACGTGTCGTTGA
- the yaaA gene encoding peroxide stress protein YaaA, whose product MLVLLPPSEGKASSGRGAPLKSEALSLPGLGAAREAVLDELVELCAADEDKAREVLGLSEGLRGEVAKNTELRTAGARPAGEIYTGVLYDALDLASLDAAARKRAARSLLVFSGLWGAVRVTDRIPSYRCSMGVKLPGLGALGAHWRAPMASVLPEAAGNGLVLDLRSAAYAAPWKPKGEVAGRTASVRVLHAPTRKVVSHFNKATKGRIVRSLLTAGIAPAGPAELVEALRDLGYVVEEKAPAKAKAGAAAWSLDVLVDEVH is encoded by the coding sequence GTGCTTGTCCTGCTGCCGCCCTCCGAAGGCAAGGCGTCCTCCGGGCGTGGCGCCCCGCTCAAGTCGGAGGCGCTCTCCCTGCCGGGGCTCGGCGCCGCCCGCGAGGCCGTCCTCGACGAGTTGGTCGAGCTGTGCGCGGCCGACGAGGACAAGGCGCGCGAGGTGCTCGGGCTGAGTGAGGGGCTGCGCGGCGAGGTCGCGAAGAACACGGAGCTGCGCACGGCGGGAGCCCGGCCCGCCGGGGAGATCTACACGGGCGTCCTGTACGACGCCCTCGACCTGGCCTCCCTCGACGCGGCCGCCAGGAAGCGCGCGGCCAGGTCGCTTCTCGTCTTCTCGGGGCTGTGGGGTGCCGTCCGGGTGACGGACCGGATCCCGTCCTACCGCTGCTCGATGGGTGTGAAACTGCCCGGGCTGGGGGCGCTGGGCGCGCACTGGCGTGCGCCGATGGCGTCCGTGCTGCCCGAGGCGGCCGGGAACGGGCTGGTGCTGGACCTGCGGTCGGCGGCATACGCGGCGCCCTGGAAGCCGAAGGGTGAGGTCGCGGGGCGGACGGCGAGCGTGCGGGTGCTGCACGCGCCGACCCGGAAGGTCGTCAGCCACTTCAACAAGGCGACCAAGGGGCGGATCGTACGGAGTCTGCTGACGGCGGGGATCGCCCCCGCGGGTCCCGCCGAGCTGGTGGAGGCGCTCCGGGACCTCGGATACGTGGTGGAGGAGAAGGCGCCGGCGAAGGCGAAGGCCGGGGCGGCCGCCTGGTCCCTGGATGTGCTGGTGGACGAGGTGCACTGA
- a CDS encoding bifunctional RNase H/acid phosphatase: MREFIVEADGGSRGNPGPAGYGSVVIDAATGETLVERAEYIGVATNNVAEYRGLVAGLRAARELDPSATVRVRMDSKLVVEQMSGRWKIKHPDMKPLAAEAARILPPGQVTYEWMPRERNKHADRLANEAMDAGKRGEQWDAGASRAELDARVPVTPAAPEPSGPPGDATAGAAKAREALARSRPPADPPADTAQEEATTHTDADLRAARTVATPAPGPAVAPAAASASSVGSAAVTPAVTPSVGWGAAPDLGAPATFVLLRHGETPLTPQKRFSGSGGTDPSLSDVGREQAERVAAALARRGTVQHILASPLARTRETAGAVAARLGLEVTVEDGLIETDFGAWEGLTFGEVRERHPDDLNAWLADPEAEPTGGGESFAATATRIAATRDRLAAAYAGRTVLLVTHVTPIKTFVRLALGAPPESLFRMELSAASLSAVAYYADGNASVRLFNDTSHLRP, encoded by the coding sequence GTGCGGGAGTTCATCGTCGAGGCCGACGGCGGGTCGCGGGGCAACCCGGGGCCCGCGGGCTACGGCAGCGTGGTGATCGACGCGGCGACGGGGGAGACGCTCGTCGAGCGCGCCGAGTACATCGGCGTCGCCACCAACAACGTGGCCGAGTACCGGGGGCTGGTGGCCGGCCTGCGCGCCGCCCGCGAGCTCGACCCGTCCGCCACGGTGCGGGTGCGCATGGACTCCAAGCTGGTCGTCGAGCAGATGTCGGGCCGCTGGAAGATCAAGCACCCCGACATGAAGCCGCTGGCCGCCGAGGCGGCGCGGATCCTCCCGCCCGGGCAGGTCACCTACGAGTGGATGCCGCGCGAGCGGAACAAGCACGCCGACCGTCTGGCGAACGAGGCGATGGACGCGGGCAAGCGGGGCGAGCAGTGGGACGCCGGGGCGTCGCGGGCCGAACTCGACGCCCGTGTCCCCGTGACCCCGGCCGCACCCGAGCCGTCCGGCCCGCCCGGCGACGCCACGGCGGGCGCGGCAAAGGCCCGCGAGGCCCTGGCCCGGTCCCGCCCGCCCGCCGACCCGCCCGCGGACACCGCGCAGGAGGAGGCGACGACGCATACCGACGCCGATCTCCGCGCCGCCCGTACGGTCGCCACCCCGGCTCCGGGTCCGGCTGTGGCTCCGGCTGCGGCGTCGGCCTCTTCCGTCGGCTCCGCCGCCGTCACGCCCGCGGTCACCCCCTCCGTCGGCTGGGGGGCGGCGCCCGATCTCGGGGCGCCCGCCACCTTCGTGCTGTTGCGGCACGGCGAGACGCCACTCACGCCGCAGAAGCGGTTCTCCGGCAGCGGCGGCACCGATCCCTCCCTCTCGGACGTCGGCCGGGAGCAGGCCGAGCGGGTCGCCGCCGCCCTCGCCCGGCGCGGGACCGTCCAGCACATCCTCGCCTCCCCGCTCGCCCGCACCCGCGAGACGGCCGGGGCCGTGGCCGCCCGCCTCGGCCTCGAGGTGACCGTCGAGGACGGACTGATCGAGACCGACTTCGGCGCCTGGGAGGGGCTGACCTTCGGCGAGGTCCGCGAGCGTCACCCCGACGACCTGAACGCCTGGCTGGCCGACCCGGAGGCCGAGCCGACCGGCGGCGGCGAGAGCTTCGCGGCGACCGCCACCCGGATCGCGGCCACCCGGGACAGACTGGCCGCGGCGTACGCGGGCCGCACGGTTCTGCTGGTCACCCACGTGACGCCGATCAAGACGTTCGTACGGCTCGCCCTGGGCGCCCCGCCCGAGTCGCTGTTCCGCATGGAACTGTCGGCGGCCTCGTTGTCGGCGGTGGCCTACTACGCGGACGGCAACGCCAGTGTCCGCCTGTTCAACGACACGTCCCACCTGCGGCCCTGA